A window of Megalops cyprinoides isolate fMegCyp1 chromosome 13, fMegCyp1.pri, whole genome shotgun sequence genomic DNA:
TGgatttcacttttatttaaaaccCAGAGGtacaattacattgtaattcTTGCCAGTACACCACCCATTTATGGGTCTTACACCGCCGCCCCGCACAAGAAATGTCAGGCAGAGTTAGTTATCTTGCTGCAGTAGTACTATGCCAGATAACTAGCTAAACTCGTTAGGTTTCAAGTGTCTTTATGTGATACAATACGCCACTTCCCTACCACGTTCACTTAAAATTTAACAGAAGTTAACTAACAAaacttccttttttccccatttattcTCTTCGTTTCATAAGAGAGCAACGCAACTGAACTTTGACTCGTTAGAAACGCAGTGAACTTCCTGTTCATAGTCCCTTTGTGCAGCATTATATGCGTGAAATTGCTTTCACATTGCTACTTTTCAGTCCAATCAAGTCCTTTGGAGAACAGAGACGACAGAGTCGACCTACTGTGATCATACAAAATAATCTAAACGCCAAATGAAACAGAACTCGTATTTTACTAAATAAGTAACTAAATCGCAACTGAAAGGGAGTCCACACGattcatattcatgttaatACTAATGTCATGTGTTGCTGctagaaaatatatatttttttaattcaacgCTTTATATACGAGTCTCTACTCTCTAAACCAACATGAAagatctaacagattttgaagGAGGTCCAATAGCTGGTGCCCGAATTGCAGGTGCGTCAGTCACAGTCTACAACTCCTTGACAAAGTCTCGACAAAATCTCGATGTCAAATGTCAATAACAAAGCAGAAATAAGACTCCCATTTGAAAACCTCTTGTAACCAAGACCAACATACAGCAAAgcataacctggtgtaatgagcatAAACCTGGACTGGAAAAAAAGTAATATGGAATAATGAGGTGTCTTCTACTTTTTTCTTACATGGAGAGAATGTTTAAGCACTTCTTTGAAAGCCTTCAAACCACGCTGCCCGTTCCCAACTGATAAACATGCTATTGTGTGTCTGCTATGGTATGGGCAGCTATATTGGGGGATTCACTGGGTCCCAATTATTACTCTGAATTGTACAATAACAGACAATGAATGAGGAGCCATGTTAGGTGCACGCTATGGTGAAAACTGTTTCCTCAACATGTCCCCAAACATACTGCCACATGAATTCAAGAGTGGTTTATGAACAGCAGGATAAAGACAATCAATTTCCATGGCCTCACCAATCACTAGATCTAAACATCCTATCAAGATATTGATCCTATCTGGGAAATTTTGGAATGTAGAGCATGGACTAGATTTGCACCACCTTCATCTATCAAATGGCTTGAAGCTTCCTTCTTCaagaatggtccaatatcccactaGAAACAATTGAAACCTtgtgtaacagcagtgtttctcaaccctctcctggagtgggttgagaaacactcaactctcccctgccctgcatgttttagatccctccctgctccaacacagctgattcaaatgatcaacttgttatgaactcctgaagctgcttaataacaaactgatcctttgaatcagctgtgcaggagcagggagagatctaaaacatgcagggcaggggttactccaggagagggttgagaaacactgtgttaCAGCATTCCAAGTAGAACTGAAGCTGTTCTACAGGCAAAGGGTAGCCAAACCCCCTTGAAgttaaatattgtttaaaattatttggtgtttccattatttttccaCCTGTAAATCTGATTCAGTAGTACCACCACTTGTCTTATTTCAGAAAGTAGCAcacaaccccaaccccaaatttgatttttttttttttttacaaattgttaaaatgtatttttttcaaaatgaaacaacatgAAACACACTGATATGTATACTTACTTAAccttcatttatttccattcttGTCTCTGATCAATTAACTTATATTCCAAGCTTGCTGTGATACTGGCAAAGGTTATAGTTATAATTCAACTCATTTGACCTTGACTGATCCTAAGATTGTCCAAAAGTGACCTTTTAGGCCTACTTGTCATCTCTAGGGAGAAAAATAGTAAGCAtttataaaactgtatttaattGTAGTTTCCATGTCATCAAATAAAGATGGCTATTTAAATACCGAACCTATGACGTCTCTTGGCCTAATGGCTACCATTGCCTAGCCATCTTAACCTTTTCTAACCTAACCAATCTTTACTGGGGTGTTTCACTTGTGTTACTATCCATGCGTCTTCCGTACTTTCAAACGTGTGTAGAAACGGGACGAAGGATATCAAAATCCACAACGGCAATTGCTGATCAGGCTCACCTGTTTCTATGTAGCCAATAAAAGTGTGCACGCTTATCTCCTGGCCCTGTGAGGAGTGATTTATCTGTTTTAATTCCCGTGCACCATAATAAAGTGACTTGAATGAGAACTTCGCTCTACTTCGTCATTGCTCTTCCTCCCCGTCTGACCTGCACTATCAATAGCCGTGGCATCACTCACGTTACCGGCGATTGGCATAAAAGCATATGTTAAACGTAGAATGCTGCACAGGCGATTAATTAAAATAAGAGTGTCAAATTACTTGTGAAATACCCTTTAAACACACTACACCATGAAAAGAGTGTTTCAATGAATACCTGACCCGCTACGTCATTCACTACCACACCTTATGTGTTTGTGGTTAAATCCACAAACTTTCAACACACTTTATAAAGATCTGGATTAACCATTAAAGTCGTGTTCCAGTATAACCcgctttttatttctttttatttacgCTATACTGAGGCGGTGGCATCCATTCATAGTTAATCATTTAAAGATTAGTGGAATTTGgtgaaaacatttacacaggctaaagcaaaatataaaaactgaatGATCTAAATGAAGGTTGTTCGACGACATATCTATAACGTGTGTGGATTAATAGTGCAGGAATTCGTAGTGATTATAATTACTTATGTATCAAATCATGTCCTGATGGCCGCCTGCGAACACATGCATGGTAGACTGATcggtctgtctgtgtctcaacAAAGTGCCGGGGTGGTGATAAGGAAACTGGAGCAAAGTGCAGCCGTTTTACGGATTGCGTTAACGATCATGTTACTGAAGTGTTTCACAGTTCCGCTGCAGAACTGGACTTGCTTAACAATGCCTGTTGCTGGATCCCGCAAACAGAACAATCATTCGCCATGAGCAGCGCACAGCTTGTCTGCCTAACAGCGTTGCTGTTTTTGCACACGTCTTCAGCGGATCCAAAAGGCAAGTAACGGCATACTAAGTAAAGAATTTTGCTATGTCAACGAAAGTACAGTAGCCTACCGCAGTACAGTAGTCGTTCGTTAACCGTGGAAGTATAGGCAAAACACTTGGTTGGTAGGTATTGGTGAAATTTGTGAACATTTGGAGTTTCACTGAAGATACTAGCTCAGTATTAAAGTAAGTTATATGTTTAAACCAATTCAATCCACTTCTACCATTTCCTCtgagtttttttaatgaaatgttttgttaaatggaaaatgacGAAATTAGAGTCATGAATGCATTTATCTGTTTCTATTCTCCTTTCACCATGAATGTGGCTGTTAACAATGGCATATTTAGGGGAGTaatatggttaaaaaaaaaaaaaaaacaatttaagaaTGTGTCAGGTCTAgttcattctaaaaaaaataatgagcgTGCAGCTTTGGATTGTAATGTATATACTGCCAGGcctttgtgttttgctgtgttatttAACAAGTCTGCTGGAGTTCTACGGTCTCAATTACCACCAGGTCCACTGGTGTCCCTGAAGTCTGGGAGCTTGAGAGGGCAGTACATGACTGTGAGGGGCGTGGACACTGTTGTCCATGCCTACCTGGGTGTGCCCTTCGCTCAGCCACCAGTGGGAGCTCTGAGGCTGGCCCCACCTCAGCCTGCAAAGCCATGGGAGGGAGAGCGTGATGCTTCACAGCAACCACCCATGTAAGGCAAGCCATATATCACACTTGTTATTCATGTCATAACCACACAGTCAATACTCGGGTTACACTCATAGTCATTACCTTCGTCATACACAGTCTTTCCTCATTTCATTCACAGAGCCATTACTTCTCTGTGTTGTAGTTTAagaatgttttactgttttaatgCTTCTTGTCTAGTTTTAAAGAGATTCAGCAGTTTTCCAGTACCCCTCAGACAGAACATTGGAGTCTTTACCCGCACATATTCATTACATGGACAAACATTGACAGCAGTAATCATAACAGGGCTCTGAATTTTAGGTGTCTACAAAACAGAGAGGTAATGGTGAATTTAACAAAACAAGTGTCAATGGAAATGGACATCCCTGAGGTTTCAGAGGACTGCCTCTACCTGAATGtgtacacacctgcagctcccacAAAAGATTCTAAATTACCTGTGAGTCCAAACTCTGTTCATCATGTCAAACCAAAAATGTCTGTCACACAGtttgtaaatgaatattattcacaaacacagctgtttgtAGAAGGATGCTCTAGTGTTTCTCGCTCTGTGGGAGTGGACGCATTAGTGCAAGAGTGCGTTTGGATGTATGCGTGCATTTGTGGAGTGACTCTTAGCACTTCCTCAGGTCATGGTGTGGATCCACGGGGGAGGGTTTTCGGTGGGAGGAGCGGCATTTCAGGATGGGGCTGTGTTGGCAGCCTATCAggatgtggtggtggtggtgattcAGTACCGCCTTGGACTCCTTGGTTTCCTCAGGTAAATATGAGTCCCATCCCTTTTACTTCACACTTTGGGGAGGGGCTCTTTGGTGACTCCAGTCTTTACGTTTTTCCAGCACAGGGGATGAGCACGCCCCTGGGAACTTGGGCCTGCTGGACCAGGTGGCTGCACTGCACTGGGTCCAGGAGAACATCCACACCTTTGGAGGGGACCCTGGATTAGTCACGATCTTTGGGGAGTCAGCTGGGGGAGTGAGCGTGTCACTGCAGGTGGAAATccaaatacacaaacagaactCACAAATGCATACCTAAACTCAAAATTAACCACACAAAACTCAACATAAACTAActacatacaataaaacacacagacaacttgtgtcacacatgaatacatttccattttcttgcttggcagacgcttttatccagagtgacgtgTAAGATGAGTACATataacattacaattacattgttgacattaagtagacactcttatctagagtgacatACAAGATGAATGATGTTACATataactttacatttacattgctgacATCCAGTAGACAGTCCTAGCCAGAGCAACTCCAGAAGTCAACCACAAAAGGCATCAGGcagaacagcacaaaacaatatataaacaaGGAAATCATCATCCACACACGGACAGTCAGTGAAATATGCTTATTTGCACGTTagcctttttccccctcttctgtTTTGATAAAGAAAACCAGTTTTGAATATTGTGTGGTGAAAGGGCCACAGGCTATACACATCCTGAGTGTTTGTTCTTTgtaattttacagcattttcatGGTGCTCTGTAGTGGTGCTAGCCAATGTACCTGCCATaacaggggagagaaaaaataaaagaaataaacagactatttgttttaatacacaaaacaaaagacaaaaacctGAGCATAGCCACAACCAAACAAAACGCCTCCTGCTTTCCAGCcgcacacctgtatttaatgagcCGTCACTTAGGCAGGTGGGGCTCGTTGGCTGGAAACCAACACAGACCATTACACCTATGCTGAAATGAGACCTGTTAGTCTGATGAGACTTAAACGAAGAAACATACACTAATATTTAAGTTTGTTGTATAATAAACAGGttactaaaaataataaaaaaagactttcaAGTCAGATGAAGGCTGTCCTTCACATGCACAATAGGCATACTATTAATCATATATCATGctgaaattgaaactgaaaggcATATATATTTCAGgtgtaaatgtatgcataaaagTCATTACTAACATGTATTAATGACAGATGAAAGGGCTTCACAGTGCTTAAGCATTGTCAAGCATCGTGGTGTAATTCAGCTTGTGAGATGTGTGAACATAATATTTTCACTGATAATACTTTTTAGGATGCTGTGTGCAACAATAGACTACTGTACAGTTGAAAATGAATATCCCCAGtttaatacaatgtaatatagTGTATTGTGTAGTATCAGTTAGCTATACCTAACCAAAATCAATACTGAGGTTTCAAACTTTTACAATTTCAAAGTTGCTGGGGAGAATCTGCaagattatgtgtgtgtgtgtgtgtgtgtgtgtttgctgaatttCTGCATGTATCCTTTCTAACAGTATCCAACGTTTTCCATCCCTCAGTCTTTCCTTAGAAGTTAGTTGTTAATACAGTGTGATGTACATGATTCAGTGATCAGCAAAATATCTAAAGGTAGTACTAAAGAAAACCCAGATGGCTTCATTACACTTTTAATTTCACCTTTCTACCTTCATGGTATCATTTTGCCCTGAAGGACCACACACCATTGCCTTAGATGGCAGCTTGTCATAGTTATGCTACTAATGCTAATAAATTGTAAAGGATAAAGTGAAGAGACTCAAGCatcttcaatgttttttttttttaacttggttTACTTTTTTTCACTATTTTGGATTGCTTCTCTGGAGATTTGAATCATGAAAAATACACCTTTATATAAAGGAGCTTTATTCTCAGAGGCTTGTATGCCTGAAGTACTTTTAACTGAAATTGATTTGCTCTGTATGTTTTTAGATGTGTTTGTCTGAGGAAAGCATTGGTGCACTTGTTAGTATTCCAGTAGCTACTTCAGTACTTTAATGGTCATTCCTAGGCAGTTTGAGAATACACACTGCCCCTTCAGCACTGTGTATGCAGCTCCATCTGCTATCTGCAAGCCCACTCACATAATAGATTTTATATAGTCACATTGActgaatgcatttatgtgtgtgtgtgtgtgtgtgtgtgtgtgtatgtgtgcgcgtgtgtgtgtgcgcgtgtgtgtgtgtgtgtgcgtgtgtgtgtgtgtggtccacAGCTCCTTTCTCCCTTGTCATCTGGACTCTTTCACCGTGCGATTGCAGAGAGTGGAACCGCAGAGATGAAAATGCTCCTCAGTCACAATCCTCTGGCTATTGCCCAGGTATTTCTCCTCTTCCTATGTCAGAACAGTAAAGTGCATGTATTTGCACCGTAATTTGTCTCAGTtatttctctctgcatctcagAATTGAGTCTGTGGACTTTATTTCGCAGTTTCCTACTGTTTACAACTAGATAACATCCCATTCTGACTGTTGACCTCTTGAAGGTCCGGTCTCCCTCTGGCACTTTTGGGTGATTCCTTAGTCTTCAACTCTTGACCTCTAGGTGGTAGCTAATGTGTCAGGCTGTGACATCACTAGCTCAAAGGAGATTGTGGAGTGTCTAATGCAGAAGACTGAAGAGGATATCCTGCATGTACACACCGAGGTGAGATACACTCAAACTGTCTTGACTGTATTTGTGATTTATCCATCAATGCAAAACCTCCTCACTCCACCTTCGGACACAGAAATCTGAGGTACAATTTGAGTTACAGTATATTAAGGTGAGGAGAGGTGTTCATGTTCTATATCACATCACCCAGCAACaaataatcattaaataaaccttactttttatttaaagaaatctgTAATGGTCAGCttgtattttcttcttttaaagaTGATTTATTTTGGCTTTACGATTGATGGAGTGTTCCTCACCAAGTCAATTGAGGAGGTGTTCAAGGGCCATGAAGTTCACAAAGTCCCATTTATGACAGGTGTGACAAACCAGGAGTGTGGCTGGCTGCTAGCCCGCGTAAGTTGTCTGTAATCCgtatcaatatatatatacaatataataccATCCAAAATCAAAGGGACTATGGGTTCACAATCCTCAGGAGACCCTACTGTTGAACATAAGGATTAAGTTGTACACTTGGGTGAGGTTAGATTTATTTGTCCTCTTGGGTGAGGTTAATATTAGTTTACACTTGGGTGAGGTTAGTTTTAGTTGGCAATTTGGGCGAGGTTAGTGTTAGTTCTACTCTTGGGTGAGGTTAGTGGTTAGAGTTAGCTTGCACTTGGATGAGGATATGTACCAGGGTTTTTCCCTAAGGGGTACAAATCATACACTGGAATGATTGATAAAAAAGCTATGAGGCATATATATATTGCAATACCACTTCTAAATTTGGTTTGGGAGTGGATGTCTTGTGGTAAATGGTATTGTACATGTAGAgaggaatgattttttttttttttttacctcacagTACTTTTCTCCTCATGGCTGGGTGGAGGGATTGGACCGGGAGCAAGTCATACCTCTGCTACAATTTTTCAGCCCTGAGGTGAGAAACAAATGAGATCACCTGAGAGATTGCGTGAGGTCAGATGCCacatttagcaggcgctcttgtccagaacgacttacacaGTCTacaatttttccatgttattgatttatacagctggatatttactgaggtaattgtgggttaagtaccttgcccaagggtacagcagccatgccccagtggggaattgaaccggcaacctttcggttatgagccctgctccttaccactatgcaaccCTGCCACCCACTCATTATTATCAACTCATCCTCTGTCACAGTACAAATAAGTGGATGGATAGTCAGTTGGATAGCCAAATAGatgaaaagacaga
This region includes:
- the LOC118788011 gene encoding carboxylesterase 5A-like; the protein is MSSAQLVCLTALLFLHTSSADPKGPLVSLKSGSLRGQYMTVRGVDTVVHAYLGVPFAQPPVGALRLAPPQPAKPWEGERDASQQPPMCLQNREVMVNLTKQVSMEMDIPEVSEDCLYLNVYTPAAPTKDSKLPVMVWIHGGGFSVGGAAFQDGAVLAAYQDVVVVVIQYRLGLLGFLSTGDEHAPGNLGLLDQVAALHWVQENIHTFGGDPGLVTIFGESAGGVSVSLQLLSPLSSGLFHRAIAESGTAEMKMLLSHNPLAIAQVVANVSGCDITSSKEIVECLMQKTEEDILHVHTEMIYFGFTIDGVFLTKSIEEVFKGHEVHKVPFMTGVTNQECGWLLARYFSPHGWVEGLDREQVIPLLQFFSPESADERISKLLADEYLGTSGDRIAVREGYVELMSDFMFNIPAIKTANFHRDAGVPVYLYEFQHGPSLIQEKRPSFVKSDHADELLFVFGGCFWNGHIKMEREDKVMCTKEEEQLCRAVMAYWANFARTGSPNGAGLVEWPQYGEDEAYLGLGLKQEIGHQLRKNRYIFHTQTLPEKIRELQEQKEHSEL